One window of the Pyrinomonadaceae bacterium genome contains the following:
- a CDS encoding M12 family metallo-peptidase — MTKPRVVFRLPIQLTLVLSLVVAFSVIDAYLPVGAQTNKTHYRQDLARFFSEHEEVQLDSRSAAEGVRRLGRLSLKTGARTLEIMLTPNDLRARGYRAEEFSADGVTRILPTPPVVTYKGTVAGLPNSEARLTVEDDKLEGMILTGDDVYYIEPGRRYSAAAQSSDYIFYRAADVRSDSTVSCPDSLGAQVNLSAKELMSQATVSYEHAFSPFKIIEIATEADFEYTNALGGSAAANNNILSILNSVEAIYERDIGLTFTVSVQHTWTSPDPYSTAGAQAPAVNLLNSFAANHPFGSAQRDVAHLWTGKDIGAPSGIAFQGVVCRSPGAAYGLSKLRSTDPFPVTVPAHELGHTLGASHVDTVAGCENSIMLATLTQSSTAFCNFSINEITSYVNANGSCLTDAPANPIDDPTFFVRQHYLDFLNRPADQSGLNFWVNNITSCGNNAGCIEVKRIDTSAAFFFAIEFQETGYLVERTYKTAYGDAPGSSQLGGVLHTIPVPIIRLSEFLQDVSQIGNGVVVLQPGWEQKLESNKVAYFNNFVSPNNGAFTQRYPSTMPPPDYVSRLNDNAGRPLPTTELATLTAEHTAGVKNRAQVLRQIAEHPNLATAERNRAFVLMQYFGYLRRNPNDAPDTDYTGYEFWLNKLTQFGDYRSAEMVKAFLSSTEYRRRFGPP, encoded by the coding sequence ATGACAAAACCTCGCGTCGTTTTTCGATTGCCTATTCAATTGACGCTGGTACTTAGCCTGGTCGTTGCGTTTTCCGTGATCGACGCCTATTTGCCGGTGGGGGCGCAAACTAACAAAACGCATTACCGTCAGGACCTGGCGAGGTTTTTCTCAGAGCATGAAGAAGTTCAGCTTGATTCACGGTCTGCCGCCGAAGGTGTCAGACGGTTGGGGCGGTTGTCGCTGAAAACGGGCGCCCGCACTCTCGAAATTATGTTAACGCCGAATGACCTGCGCGCGCGCGGTTATCGCGCGGAAGAATTCTCGGCGGACGGGGTAACGCGGATTCTGCCAACGCCGCCGGTAGTAACGTACAAAGGAACGGTTGCGGGCTTACCGAACAGCGAAGCGCGCCTGACGGTTGAAGATGACAAACTTGAAGGAATGATCCTAACTGGCGATGACGTGTATTACATTGAACCAGGCCGCCGGTACTCTGCCGCCGCTCAGTCGTCTGATTACATCTTCTACCGCGCCGCGGACGTTCGTTCCGACAGTACTGTTTCGTGCCCGGATTCGCTTGGCGCACAGGTTAATCTCAGCGCAAAAGAGCTGATGTCTCAGGCCACTGTATCGTACGAGCACGCTTTTTCGCCGTTCAAGATCATCGAGATTGCCACCGAAGCTGACTTCGAATATACGAACGCATTGGGGGGATCGGCCGCTGCCAACAACAATATTCTGAGCATTCTGAACAGTGTCGAGGCCATTTACGAGCGCGACATCGGCTTAACGTTCACGGTTAGTGTCCAACACACCTGGACGAGCCCCGATCCATACAGCACGGCCGGTGCGCAGGCCCCGGCGGTCAACCTGCTGAACTCGTTTGCAGCCAATCATCCGTTTGGATCGGCGCAACGCGACGTGGCGCATTTATGGACCGGCAAAGACATAGGCGCGCCGAGCGGCATCGCCTTTCAAGGAGTGGTTTGCCGTAGTCCGGGGGCGGCCTACGGATTGTCGAAACTCCGATCAACTGATCCGTTTCCCGTGACAGTCCCTGCTCACGAATTGGGCCACACGCTGGGCGCGTCGCACGTCGATACCGTGGCGGGCTGCGAGAATTCAATAATGCTGGCAACGTTGACACAATCCAGCACCGCGTTCTGCAACTTTTCAATCAACGAGATCACCAGCTACGTCAACGCAAACGGATCCTGCCTAACCGATGCTCCCGCTAACCCGATTGACGATCCGACCTTTTTCGTGCGGCAGCACTATCTGGACTTTTTGAATCGTCCAGCAGATCAAAGCGGCCTCAATTTTTGGGTTAACAACATCACTAGCTGCGGTAACAACGCTGGTTGCATCGAAGTAAAGCGCATCGATACTTCGGCAGCCTTCTTTTTCGCGATCGAGTTTCAAGAGACGGGTTATTTGGTCGAGCGAACATATAAGACCGCCTATGGTGATGCCCCCGGGTCTTCGCAGCTTGGTGGCGTTTTGCACACCATCCCGGTTCCTATCATTAGATTGTCAGAGTTTCTTCAAGACGTTTCGCAGATTGGAAATGGCGTGGTGGTGCTTCAACCGGGGTGGGAGCAGAAACTCGAAAGTAACAAGGTCGCCTACTTCAACAATTTTGTCTCGCCTAACAACGGCGCCTTCACTCAACGATACCCATCAACCATGCCGCCACCTGATTATGTGTCGCGGCTGAATGATAATGCGGGCCGACCGCTGCCGACTACAGAACTCGCGACTTTAACTGCCGAGCATACGGCCGGAGTGAAAAACCGCGCCCAGGTTCTCAGGCAAATTGCAGAGCACCCAAACCTGGCAACCGCAGAACGCAATCGAGCATTCGTGTTGATGCAGTACTTCGGATATCTGCGGCGAAATCCTAATGATGCACCGGACACCGACTACACGGGATACGAATTTTGGCTGAACAAATTGACCCAGTTTGGCGACTACCGCTCGGCCGAAATGGTGAAGGCGTTCCTCAGCTCAACTGAATACCGAAGAAGATTCGGCCCACCATAG
- a CDS encoding aminotransferase class V-fold PLP-dependent enzyme: MFVSDSTSRRRFLSLAGKGVGLAALSSTTVGSLLKSVTAATTRVAHLTPQQAAMNEDYWSTIQNAFSVTRGIINLNNGGVSPSPRIVTEALVRYIWQQEDATAYTMWQILEPQSETIRTGLAELFGCDREEIAITRNASESLETLLLGLDLKSGDEVLTTTQDYPRMLTTIRQRERREGIKLSVIKIPIPPKNIEEITSAFARAITPRTRLIQISHQVNLTGQITPVKAVCEMARARGVETIVDGAHSFAQFHFKQADLNCDYFGTSLHKWLYAPKGTGMLYVKRDKIAKIWPLFPAEEKQKTDIRKFEEVGTHSAAPRLAIGEAMLFHNGVGGKRKEARLRYLSHYWMNQLKGIPGVRFNTSFEPAQMCAIANVQIEGLDPVKIGSYLFNKLRIFTTPIVHEEFQGLRITPNLYTTLNELDRFCGVMAEIARKGLPA, translated from the coding sequence ATGTTTGTTTCTGACTCAACCAGCCGCCGCCGATTTCTTTCGCTTGCCGGCAAAGGCGTCGGCCTCGCCGCGCTTTCGTCCACCACGGTCGGTAGCCTCCTGAAAAGCGTCACCGCGGCGACCACGAGGGTCGCGCACCTGACGCCGCAGCAGGCGGCAATGAATGAAGATTACTGGTCAACAATTCAAAATGCATTCTCAGTTACCCGCGGCATCATCAATCTCAACAACGGCGGGGTAAGTCCCAGCCCGCGGATCGTGACGGAAGCCCTGGTGCGATACATTTGGCAGCAGGAAGACGCCACTGCCTACACGATGTGGCAGATCCTCGAACCGCAATCGGAAACCATCCGCACCGGGTTGGCCGAATTGTTCGGCTGTGACCGTGAAGAGATCGCGATCACGCGGAACGCGTCTGAGTCGCTCGAGACCTTGCTGCTTGGGCTTGATTTGAAATCAGGCGATGAAGTCCTGACCACGACGCAGGATTATCCGCGGATGCTGACCACGATTCGTCAGCGCGAAAGACGTGAAGGCATTAAGCTGAGCGTGATCAAAATTCCGATCCCGCCGAAGAACATCGAAGAAATTACGTCGGCTTTCGCGCGCGCCATCACGCCGCGCACGCGCCTGATTCAAATCTCGCATCAGGTGAACCTCACCGGGCAAATTACACCGGTCAAAGCGGTCTGCGAAATGGCGCGCGCGCGCGGAGTGGAAACGATCGTTGACGGCGCGCATTCATTCGCCCAGTTTCATTTCAAGCAGGCGGATTTGAACTGCGATTATTTTGGCACTTCGCTTCACAAGTGGCTGTACGCGCCGAAAGGCACCGGCATGCTCTATGTGAAGCGCGATAAGATCGCGAAGATCTGGCCGCTGTTCCCGGCCGAAGAAAAGCAGAAGACTGACATCCGCAAGTTTGAAGAAGTCGGCACGCATTCAGCGGCGCCGCGTCTGGCTATCGGCGAAGCGATGCTGTTTCACAACGGCGTCGGCGGCAAACGGAAGGAAGCGCGCCTGCGTTATCTTTCCCACTATTGGATGAATCAACTCAAAGGAATTCCCGGAGTTCGCTTCAACACATCATTTGAGCCCGCGCAGATGTGCGCGATCGCGAACGTGCAGATTGAAGGATTGGATCCAGTGAAGATTGGGAGTTATCTATTCAACAAGCTCCGCATTTTTACGACGCCCATTGTCCACGAGGAGTTTCAGGGCCTGCGCATCACGCCGAACCTTTACACCACGCTGAACGAACTCGATCGGTTCTGCGGAGTGATGGCTGAGATCGCGCGCAAAGGGCTGCCCGCTTAG
- a CDS encoding VWA domain-containing protein, whose protein sequence is MTTSQFYGVIKPISLLVILLISLSRVFAQAAPAAPSSDTLVKFNVIVTDPLDRAADDVRQEDLQVTENGAARTLTHFARDERPLTVGFVIDASGSVRRILNYLIDSAKLAAEGMKPGDEGFVARFVGPETFQIKEPMTSDLGSIGDALDDIYVEGGQTAVHDALDKALSYLEEDRSGDAKARRSVLVLVTDGEDRDSKIKDAKAILARARQSDVQIFVLGLTKFSGLQSSGSKAMSLLNGLAEQSGGRAFFPASAAGLPEAAREVARDLHTQFTVGYVASDKAAGLERRVQVKWVGQADPGKRKVIVRPVLAAP, encoded by the coding sequence ATGACAACTTCTCAATTCTACGGAGTCATCAAGCCAATTTCGCTACTCGTCATCCTTTTAATTTCCCTTTCCCGTGTCTTCGCGCAAGCCGCACCCGCAGCGCCATCCTCCGATACGTTGGTTAAGTTCAACGTCATCGTGACGGACCCTTTGGATCGTGCGGCGGATGATGTGCGCCAGGAAGACCTGCAGGTTACCGAAAATGGAGCGGCACGAACGTTGACGCATTTCGCCCGGGATGAGCGGCCACTGACGGTTGGCTTTGTGATTGACGCCTCTGGATCCGTCCGGCGCATTCTGAACTACCTAATCGACTCGGCGAAACTTGCGGCCGAAGGCATGAAGCCGGGTGACGAGGGCTTCGTGGCGCGCTTTGTCGGGCCTGAGACGTTTCAGATCAAGGAACCAATGACTAGTGATCTCGGATCTATCGGCGACGCGCTCGATGACATCTACGTCGAAGGTGGACAGACCGCCGTGCACGACGCACTCGACAAGGCGCTGTCGTACCTGGAAGAAGATCGTTCGGGCGATGCGAAGGCGCGGCGCAGCGTGCTGGTGCTGGTGACCGACGGCGAAGACCGTGACAGCAAAATTAAAGATGCGAAAGCGATTCTGGCGCGTGCGCGGCAAAGCGATGTGCAGATTTTCGTGCTCGGACTGACAAAGTTTTCGGGCTTGCAATCGTCTGGTTCGAAGGCGATGTCGCTGCTTAACGGGTTGGCCGAACAGAGTGGCGGGCGCGCATTCTTTCCAGCGTCGGCTGCGGGCCTGCCCGAAGCAGCGCGCGAAGTGGCGCGCGATCTGCACACCCAGTTCACAGTTGGGTACGTTGCCAGTGATAAAGCCGCGGGGCTGGAACGAAGAGTTCAGGTGAAGTGGGTCGGACAGGCGGACCCAGGAAAACGAAAAGTGATCGTCCGGCCCGTCCTCGCGGCGCCTTAA
- a CDS encoding MBL fold metallo-hydrolase → MYFKQFYLGCLAHASYLIGSDGEAAVVDPQRDVEQYVAEAAAQGLKIKYVIETHLHADFVSGHRELAERTGAEIVFGKKAGATFPHRAVEDGDEVSIGSVKLRVIETPGHTPESICLLVTEADAGDGAREPQRLLTGDTLFVGDVGRPDLAGGLGFTPQQMAAMMYDTLHNKILKLDDAIEVYPAHGAGSMCGKNLSSEKSSTIGQQRKFNYALQPMTKDEFVRMMTADLPEAPAYFPKDAEINRTGASSLTELPPLSPLSAADVLQHAKQAGVVLDVRSAADFGSGHLPGSLNIGLGGQYASWAGTLISFDAPVVIVAESEEKANEAQCRLARVGLENVKGYLAGGVQAWREAGFEVATVPQITVAELKELIENDNYLQVIDVRRGGEYESGHAPRAATAPLANLRETLPKLNLNPSRKTAVICAGGYRSSAATSIMQSLGFTNLLNVTGGTNAWIKAGYEVEMPGTAAAASPSPQAERG, encoded by the coding sequence ATGTATTTCAAGCAATTCTATCTCGGCTGTCTGGCGCACGCGTCTTACCTGATTGGCTCGGACGGTGAAGCCGCCGTCGTTGATCCGCAACGCGATGTTGAGCAGTACGTCGCTGAAGCGGCGGCCCAGGGTTTAAAGATTAAGTACGTCATCGAAACACACCTGCATGCTGACTTTGTGAGCGGTCATCGCGAACTAGCCGAACGCACCGGGGCGGAAATCGTTTTCGGCAAAAAAGCCGGCGCCACATTCCCCCATCGGGCCGTGGAAGACGGCGACGAGGTAAGTATCGGCAGCGTGAAGTTGCGCGTGATTGAAACTCCCGGGCACACGCCGGAGAGTATTTGCTTGCTGGTGACGGAAGCGGATGCGGGCGACGGCGCCCGAGAGCCGCAGAGGCTTCTGACCGGTGACACGTTGTTTGTCGGCGACGTGGGTCGTCCCGATCTCGCCGGCGGCCTGGGTTTCACGCCGCAGCAGATGGCGGCGATGATGTACGACACGCTTCACAACAAGATTCTAAAATTGGATGACGCGATTGAAGTTTATCCGGCGCACGGCGCGGGTTCGATGTGCGGAAAAAATTTGTCGAGCGAAAAGTCCTCGACCATTGGTCAACAGCGTAAGTTCAACTACGCGCTCCAGCCGATGACAAAAGATGAATTCGTGCGCATGATGACGGCGGACTTGCCTGAAGCCCCGGCTTATTTTCCGAAAGATGCCGAGATCAATCGCACTGGCGCGTCGTCGTTGACTGAGCTTCCGCCGCTGTCGCCGTTATCGGCGGCGGATGTTTTGCAACATGCGAAGCAGGCTGGTGTGGTCCTTGATGTTCGATCGGCTGCTGATTTTGGATCTGGTCACCTGCCCGGCTCATTGAACATTGGGCTCGGCGGACAATACGCTTCGTGGGCCGGAACTTTGATCTCGTTTGATGCGCCCGTGGTGATCGTTGCTGAGTCAGAAGAAAAGGCCAACGAAGCGCAATGTCGCCTGGCGCGCGTCGGTCTGGAAAACGTGAAGGGTTATCTTGCCGGAGGAGTTCAGGCGTGGCGCGAAGCTGGATTCGAGGTCGCGACCGTCCCGCAAATTACGGTCGCGGAACTGAAAGAGCTGATCGAGAACGATAACTATCTTCAGGTGATCGACGTGCGGCGGGGCGGTGAATATGAGTCAGGCCATGCCCCACGAGCCGCGACTGCACCGCTGGCAAATCTTCGCGAGACGCTGCCGAAGCTGAATCTGAATCCTTCCCGAAAAACCGCGGTCATTTGCGCGGGCGGTTATCGTTCGAGCGCGGCGACCAGCATCATGCAGTCGCTCGGTTTTACAAACCTGCTGAACGTGACGGGCGGAACCAACGCATGGATCAAAGCCGGCTACGAAGTCGAAATGCCTGGAACCGCGGCAGCCGCTTCCCCCTCTCCGCAAGCGGAGAGGGGTTAG
- a CDS encoding penicillin acylase family protein — MKKLLSVCLILSLVAVGFFTRTTRGQATPSSAQPQIDQSTATQLWRQVEIIRTSHGVPHIRAENLRAAGYALAWLQSEDYGSRTAFNALEARGQLALVNGYAGIESDFMALPLRNRVIQTYHLLDQETRDVYEGFAAGLNRYIELHPSEFPARMPKDFSGYDVAAIDAAGPSLRKARAFLAKINPPATPTPTPTPEAPRNRPNESPEKNPDEGSNTWALAPSRTKSGKAILLRNPHLMWTAGYYEAHFTVPGVVDFYGDFRIGGPFIVVGGFNRHLGWSTTNNTQDLAEVYALDVDPQTADSYLFDGASLPLTRELRTVTFRNGEGLSTETREFWSTPLGPVIYRANGKIYIVKTGGDGEFRAGEQFLRMMRASSLDAWKEAMKMRARVTSNFTYADRAGNIYFIWNAALPHLPHPTGGDALATPARTMRDIWTRYVPFESLPQVLNPRGGYIHNENDSPHFTNVKGPVDTSNAFPNFEKPDLSLRGQLAIQLIGGDEKLSLEDVVRLKHSYRMLLADRVKADLIAAVKSKEPTGDVAAAIVLLERWDNTAAPESKGATLFELWWAEYSGLRPPNRTPLPDERRFAKVWTATDPFNTPRGLADPVRAVESFNWAVAEAARRYGSFDVAWGDVHRVRRGNVDVPVGGCAGSLGCFRALAFARDTDGKLAVTGGDGWVLAVEFGEVPRALSVLAYGQSPRRESRWFADQAEMFAKGQLKKVAFTKADVDAQAVSRYRPGEK, encoded by the coding sequence ATGAAAAAGCTTCTGTCAGTTTGCCTGATCTTGAGCCTGGTCGCCGTTGGGTTCTTCACTCGAACTACCCGAGGTCAGGCGACTCCGAGCAGTGCTCAACCTCAGATCGATCAGTCGACGGCAACCCAACTCTGGCGGCAGGTTGAAATCATTCGCACGTCGCATGGGGTTCCGCACATCCGCGCTGAGAATTTGCGCGCGGCTGGTTACGCGCTCGCGTGGCTCCAATCTGAAGATTACGGGTCTCGGACCGCTTTCAATGCTTTGGAAGCGCGTGGCCAGTTGGCGCTGGTCAACGGCTACGCCGGCATCGAATCTGATTTTATGGCCCTGCCGTTGCGGAATCGAGTGATTCAAACTTATCACCTGCTCGATCAGGAGACCCGCGATGTCTACGAAGGCTTCGCGGCTGGATTGAATCGGTATATCGAGTTGCATCCGAGTGAGTTTCCAGCGCGGATGCCTAAAGACTTCAGTGGTTATGACGTGGCCGCAATCGACGCCGCTGGCCCGTCGCTCAGAAAAGCGAGAGCATTTCTCGCGAAGATCAATCCGCCGGCGACGCCCACGCCCACGCCTACGCCTGAAGCCCCGCGCAATCGCCCAAACGAAAGTCCCGAGAAAAACCCGGACGAAGGATCAAACACGTGGGCACTCGCTCCCAGCCGGACGAAATCCGGCAAAGCGATCCTATTGCGGAATCCTCACTTGATGTGGACGGCGGGCTACTATGAAGCGCATTTCACCGTTCCCGGGGTCGTCGATTTCTATGGCGACTTTCGGATTGGCGGTCCATTCATTGTCGTAGGCGGCTTCAATCGCCATCTCGGCTGGTCGACCACCAACAACACACAAGATCTGGCCGAGGTCTACGCGCTCGATGTTGATCCGCAAACCGCGGATTCTTACCTGTTCGACGGCGCTTCGCTGCCGCTGACCCGCGAGCTGAGGACGGTGACATTTCGAAATGGCGAAGGTCTTTCGACTGAGACACGCGAGTTCTGGTCAACGCCGCTCGGGCCCGTGATCTATCGCGCTAATGGAAAGATCTACATCGTTAAGACCGGCGGAGATGGAGAGTTTCGCGCGGGCGAACAGTTTCTGCGAATGATGCGCGCGTCTTCCCTGGACGCATGGAAGGAAGCGATGAAAATGCGCGCGCGCGTGACTTCAAACTTTACATACGCCGATCGCGCCGGAAACATCTACTTCATTTGGAATGCGGCCTTGCCCCACTTACCGCATCCGACGGGCGGCGATGCGTTGGCGACCCCGGCGCGCACCATGCGCGATATCTGGACTCGTTATGTTCCGTTTGAGTCGTTGCCGCAAGTTCTCAATCCCCGCGGCGGGTACATCCACAACGAAAACGATTCGCCGCACTTCACGAACGTCAAAGGTCCGGTTGATACCAGCAACGCTTTTCCGAATTTTGAAAAGCCGGATCTGTCTTTGCGGGGCCAACTGGCCATTCAGCTAATCGGCGGCGACGAGAAGTTAAGTCTCGAGGACGTGGTGCGGCTGAAGCATAGTTATCGGATGTTGCTGGCCGATCGCGTGAAAGCGGATTTGATTGCGGCGGTTAAGTCGAAAGAGCCGACGGGCGACGTGGCGGCAGCAATCGTTTTGCTCGAACGCTGGGACAATACGGCGGCGCCTGAGAGCAAAGGCGCCACGCTCTTCGAACTGTGGTGGGCTGAGTATTCAGGTTTGCGCCCACCGAACCGCACGCCTTTGCCTGATGAAAGACGTTTCGCGAAAGTTTGGACTGCGACCGATCCATTTAATACGCCGCGCGGGTTGGCGGACCCGGTTCGTGCCGTTGAGTCTTTCAACTGGGCGGTGGCAGAAGCCGCGCGCCGGTATGGAAGTTTTGACGTGGCCTGGGGCGACGTCCATCGCGTCAGACGCGGTAACGTTGACGTTCCGGTGGGAGGTTGCGCCGGTTCGTTAGGTTGTTTCCGGGCGTTGGCGTTTGCCAGGGATACGGACGGAAAACTCGCGGTGACTGGCGGCGACGGCTGGGTGCTTGCCGTGGAGTTCGGAGAAGTCCCGCGCGCTTTGTCCGTATTGGCATACGGGCAGAGCCCGCGCCGAGAGTCACGCTGGTTTGCGGATCAGGCCGAGATGTTCGCGAAAGGTCAACTGAAGAAGGTGGCCTTTACGAAGGCGGACGTCGATGCGCAAGCTGTCTCGAGGTACCGGCCGGGCGAAAAATGA
- a CDS encoding PPC domain-containing protein: MRRRSLVLSLPALLSIALTIAGQTAIRSLEPDVAVKKTLSVTQTHSYTVTVAKDQFVQLTVEQLQIDVVVRVFLPDGTLLREFDSPTGTEGVEFVEFVSDASGNYRVDVLQIDGRGATGQYEIKIEELRKATEQELQRMKNERTRKEKGIALLAETMPFVDQLRLPETRVEMRIKAAQLMWKSDQKRAAKLFEQAADDVRELIARMSTREEPAYESYQLAMQLRQRLLRALAPHDPEAALKFLQSTRIPAELAVAQGQGDPELPLEFQLVNQVAAADPKRAFDLAQDLLKRSSSAMLIETLTQLASKDRELAGRLAHDMAAKLQREDLVKSREAAYLAGSLVNLVRLRQTVTNNNGNGAASGRLLSDEDYRDLFLKLVAEVMSYKPPTPTNYTQEYDAARSLAGVIRQMPTELKTYAADRAAAVEKKVNELMGHTEQPVADWQRYQTTINSAPIETALESVTEAPVQMRDYLYQQVASRVATSGDMARARQILSEHVSNPTQRQTALYNLQQQEVNSAANKGRYDEALRLLGKFRSGVERDALVTQILEQLNPGVKKQMALQYLAQGKDMISSTPRAANQEKMHNLLALARIFARYDVNQAFEIVEPLLGQFNEVSAAAVTMSGFDRDYYRDGELVSSNDNPVAQMAHQFSDTLATLAMFDFDRAKTAADGLNRLDVRIRVFLLIAQHTMEIPLEPDEPMGYNSND; this comes from the coding sequence ATGCGCCGACGCAGCCTTGTTCTTTCCCTACCGGCGTTGCTGTCAATTGCGTTAACGATTGCCGGTCAGACGGCCATCCGCTCACTCGAGCCGGACGTGGCGGTCAAGAAAACTCTGTCGGTCACACAGACGCACAGCTACACAGTCACCGTTGCGAAGGACCAGTTTGTTCAGCTTACCGTTGAGCAACTCCAGATTGACGTCGTCGTGCGAGTTTTTCTGCCGGACGGAACGCTGCTGCGCGAGTTTGACAGTCCCACCGGGACCGAGGGCGTTGAGTTTGTTGAGTTCGTTAGCGACGCATCCGGTAACTATCGAGTTGACGTCCTGCAAATCGATGGCCGAGGGGCCACGGGGCAGTACGAAATTAAGATCGAGGAGCTGCGCAAAGCGACTGAGCAGGAACTGCAAAGGATGAAGAACGAGCGGACGCGGAAGGAAAAGGGCATCGCGCTGCTAGCCGAGACGATGCCGTTCGTTGATCAGCTGCGCTTACCCGAGACGCGCGTCGAGATGAGGATCAAAGCCGCGCAGTTGATGTGGAAGTCGGATCAGAAGCGCGCAGCAAAACTGTTCGAGCAAGCTGCAGATGACGTCAGGGAACTGATCGCGCGGATGAGCACGCGTGAAGAGCCCGCTTACGAAAGTTATCAACTGGCCATGCAGCTCCGGCAACGACTGCTACGCGCTTTAGCGCCACACGATCCGGAAGCCGCACTCAAGTTTCTGCAGTCCACCCGCATCCCTGCTGAACTGGCGGTTGCGCAGGGTCAGGGGGATCCGGAACTTCCGCTTGAATTCCAACTGGTCAATCAAGTTGCGGCGGCCGATCCAAAGCGAGCGTTTGATTTGGCGCAAGATCTACTGAAGCGGAGCTCTTCGGCGATGTTGATTGAAACGCTGACGCAGTTGGCATCGAAAGATCGCGAATTAGCGGGACGGCTCGCGCACGACATGGCCGCGAAGCTGCAGCGTGAGGATCTGGTGAAGTCGCGCGAGGCTGCCTACCTGGCCGGGAGTCTCGTGAACCTAGTCCGGTTAAGACAAACCGTAACGAACAATAACGGCAACGGCGCGGCGAGCGGCCGACTGCTGTCAGATGAGGACTATCGAGATCTCTTTCTCAAGCTCGTTGCCGAGGTCATGTCGTATAAACCACCGACGCCCACAAACTATACGCAGGAATATGACGCGGCGCGCAGTTTGGCTGGGGTGATCAGGCAAATGCCCACTGAGTTGAAAACCTACGCCGCGGATCGCGCAGCCGCAGTGGAAAAAAAGGTCAATGAGCTTATGGGTCATACCGAACAGCCAGTGGCAGATTGGCAGCGATATCAAACGACCATTAATTCAGCGCCGATAGAAACTGCTCTGGAGTCGGTCACTGAGGCGCCGGTGCAAATGCGCGATTACCTCTACCAGCAAGTCGCGAGCAGGGTCGCAACCTCCGGGGACATGGCGCGGGCCCGGCAGATTCTTTCAGAACACGTGAGTAATCCAACGCAGCGGCAGACGGCTCTGTACAATCTTCAGCAACAGGAAGTGAATTCAGCAGCAAACAAAGGGCGATACGACGAGGCGTTGAGACTCTTAGGCAAATTTCGTTCGGGCGTGGAACGCGATGCCCTGGTGACGCAGATCCTCGAGCAGCTAAACCCGGGCGTCAAGAAGCAAATGGCGCTGCAATACCTTGCGCAGGGCAAAGACATGATCTCTTCCACGCCGCGAGCCGCGAATCAGGAAAAGATGCACAACTTGTTAGCGCTCGCCCGAATCTTTGCCCGGTACGATGTTAACCAGGCGTTCGAAATCGTCGAGCCGTTGCTGGGTCAATTCAACGAGGTGAGCGCCGCGGCCGTGACCATGAGCGGTTTCGATCGCGACTACTATCGCGACGGCGAATTGGTAAGCTCGAACGACAATCCCGTCGCGCAGATGGCGCACCAGTTTTCTGACACCCTGGCGACCTTGGCGATGTTCGATTTTGATCGCGCGAAGACCGCGGCCGACGGCCTGAACCGGCTCGACGTGCGCATCCGAGTATTTTTGCTCATCGCGCAACATACGATGGAAATTCCTCTGGAACCGGACGAGCCAATGGGATATAACTCGAACGACTAG